The DNA window tttattatatagagcTGACGCAACCTTCAAATCATaggatttgttttgatttgacgTCATAgcacacatgaaaattcagacaGTGTTTGTGTCTTATTATTCAGTGAAcacgattaaataatttaaatttattcgtttGTTATAATCACAgtatgttttctttattttttgaggatttaaatgtattctttgCAGGTCAAAAGATGTCGCAGTATACAATTGCAGTTCGAGTGCAGAAAATCCAATAAAAGTGAAACGTTTGAGTGAACTTATCATTGAAGATGCTTACAAGAATAAATgttgtaagtaattaattattacctttattttgtagtttaaataagtattatctaTTCATCCTTTCATCAAATTGGTATTGAAAAGTTAACGTagatacacaatatatattcataggTATATGTTGAGTTTAAAGTGAGTAGGTACTTATCTTCTTGCGTGGTAAACACATagatcgtacctacatattggtgaGTAGATAAAGTAAGTTGATAATTAAGTTCTAGAAGAATtacgcaattattattttttactttttgtgcatattaatttatttcgtacaggtcttttctctttattttaattagacaaATATTCgatacaataattgtataaagaAGAATGAATAACCACAGTATTGGCTGTGGTCAACTCTCCACGAGGCGATCCATTAACCagattgatatttttaactgttttaGATGATGTACCATTGCCATTCGTGTACTTCACGCAGAATAAAATGCTGGTATTCCTTATAACGCTGATACTGCAAACGATACCGGCCTATATAGGagacataattttattgttaataggaAAAAAAGccaggtaataaaaataaacaaatattaattctacacaacaattaaatttaattatagccTTACAAAGCCATACTAACAAATGAGCTCACATGAGGATATCCTCGTGAGGATATCACCATATGGTGATTTCAAACTGAGGCaagcaccacagaattttcatatgcttaaattaattatatgaatctCGTACTCGGTGGCGAAGGGAAACTTCGttagaaacctgcatgtcttggataaatacatttgtaacgATGCTTATTGTGTCAACCCCCGTGAGAGTGGCGTGGAGGTATAGGCTACAAGTCttctctttaattttttcattcacAGACAATTCCTTTTtaccaataattaaatattcaatattcacTGTAGGACCATCCtttgtaacatattttgttgaacgtctaaactaaaatattttactaagtaAGCATACAAAATTTAGATATGGAATAATTACGAACAACTTAGCCACAAAAACTACTCGTTATTTCGGTTTAAAGCTATCGATATGTTCTATATATTTtcctgtaatatatatatatattttttttattttattcatagattCATAAAAATCCAAGCCAAAGTATCGTTGGTCCGAAATACATTGGAATATTTCTCATCAAATAATTGGATCATAAAGGCGTCAAAGACGAGAGCTTTAGCGCAGTCTCTCTCACCAATCGACAAAGAAACATTCCCTTGCGACCCGGCAGATATTGTGTGGGACGAATACATTCCAACTTACTGTGCGGGTATAAGAAAATTTTTATTACCAAAgacgtaataaaattatgattcgtTTAATTCTccgactaataaaaatatttataagtatttaacatAATAGAGCAAAAGTGGTATACAAAAAGAACAATTtgcttttctatttattatatttagaaagataaataaataataaatgagctATTTAATGTCGATTGTCTTATGGAAGAACCCCACTTACCTATGTACTagcaatatataattacaacgCAATGACTTGCGAGAGGATTAGCGGAAAAGAAAATGAATACTCCAGAAAAAAAATGGAAAGGCAAAGAAATGACGAGCACACATACACACTTAAGTAAAtaactaaatgtatatttatgctaaaaaaaaatcaaatcacagTGACAAAAATTAGGTCCATGCAAACTTTATATATGACACGTCAACTACTTTCATTAGCCTTTCAGTTAACAGCCTAGCCATTTTATTAACGTCCTATACACCAGCCTGATTGAAATTCAGCCAATACATCTTCCGTTCACAGAATAGAATATGTAatgctagtaaataataatttagttatatacaatatcataaattaaacttttggCATATTTTGTTATGTGGAAATTGAGTTTATGTCAGGCAAATTTAacggtataatttattaaaaaggctAGGCTGGTAATTGAATGGCTAATTAATCTGCGAGATGTATATAATTGTTCTATACCTATGACGATGAATAATTTTGTCTATGCTTGAGGGTGCTTGAGGGACCCCCTGAATGGTTTAAGTTGGACCCAGCAGGTAGCGCTGCCATCGGGTCCAgggtgtttttttaaaaaaatgaagtcgggacgggcctctatttatttaagaaacttaatttagttatatatgtatatgatgatgttgtatatataaatgttaaattgtcatcataattaatttaaacttattttattttatttatttaagtttctcggtttaagtgtatttattccttttattgtgatatacaatttaaagtGGAGTTATTttggataatttaataaattactataatctatttttatttatttttatttatatacctacacTTACCATAAACCTCCcataaataataacatgttTCTATGTATCGAATATGAAAGATGATTTAGTATAGACTTAAAGTCAATAATCCAAATGATCCCAAAGAAGATAGAAAAGAAAAACTACctgtaaatatatactaatatttatattttaagcttttcTGTAATATTTCTCAGTACTTGACATTTAGAAGTGCATACTTAAAGAAAAAGTGTTATTGTTTTGCGCAATATTAATTTCGCTCATAACTTTAccgttttattttaagcttacaTTAGTACTTATGAAAATTAcctaaaaataacttataagacagaaattgaaacaataaaagcGCCGCACCTTAAGTATCCCTAATCCCATCCAGTgattactgaaataataatagcttaattgaataataacaacttataattttttcctTCTCTGATTTGGAAGATATAGCTTAGCCTTAACTTAGCTTAGTACAAAAGGGGAAGTGTTTTTCTATACAATTAGTCTCagtgtttttgttatatattacaattaaaagcgctataaattattctattttatttaacaagtcATAATAAAAGCCCTTGAGaagtaatttaagaaaatttatgttttatttttacaaaactttttaatacaatacgACATCTGAATTTTGAATACtcagtttatttacatatatacgaaGTCATGCTATACTAAAAATGGACCTTTTCTATCTTTGGTATATATAaaagactaaaaaatatttgtgatattatattgaaaactgATGATGAACAAATCCTAATCCTATATTGCTGATTACGTatcagttattaaaataatttgcaagaaattatatattttcatattcccAAACACGAAATGCATAGTATTTACTTTACCTAATATTATTTCAgtgatattaatgtaaattggaaaaaaatatcttaaaatattactttagtaTTAAAACTTCAACGGAATCTTCTTGTATCGGTAAGAGAATGAGGCGGATCCGTGCATGTACTATATGAAAAGTTACAcaatttacgattttttattaagttcaatttgtttttttttatatatatattttgtgttaatcAATGCGTTCGCCTATTGGAAATTGATTCTCAATCTAATCATtctgtaaatatgtaattacgtTTTGTAAGCAATTTAAAGTCATCTTGTAAAATTGAACGTAGGACTTCGTAACAAACGTAGGAAACCACAGTTTCGgaatgtaaattgtaaaaacacAATTTGAGATTTTAAAAACTCTAATTCCTCGCTTTCTtttagtattgatatatttttttctattatattattaaaataataaaattgtataaaaatataatattaagaattcaGAGGTGGTTAATAAATTGGTATGACTTAGTGAACCTCTTTTAATTTGCGATTTATAACTTTAtggtttatattgtataaagaaaTGCTTAAAATTGGGATCATATCAAATGTAAAATAGGGTAAGAGTTATGATTCATTTGTTCATAAATATCGTATCTCAACTATTGAGACTAAAAAGGTTTGTAACATACTAATTATTGAAcctcataatatatatgtcgaGGAACGAGCAACGCCATTTGCTAATACGATCAAGAACTATGCCTCGGTGTTGCTAGTTAACAAATTCTCGATATCAAAATGTCAAGTGGACAATTTGTTGGAATCGATTTTGCGAAACGGCAACACTGCATTTTAGATGGAGCtgtcattcattcatttgttattacCGATTTGATTCCGTAAATAAGATATTGAGAAGTCCGTTAACGGGTTTATTTGAGCACCGAGTAATGGAGGAAGAGCGATCTGAGCCCGAACGTGCGGAGGATgcgacatataaattataaaaaataagtagaaaaggggaaaaaaaacattattggtatataatagcactattatttaaatttatttatttttgttcaatacAAAACACTTTAAATCTAAAAGGCATTTACATATGTGTACATTTAACTAGTTCTTTCACGCGGTTTTCCATCGATATCGATACTTGCAAGGTCAAAgccatacatacataccatTTTTACAATAagacttataataattaatattttcacattAACATTATTGCTTATAAGGTATGTGACACACCAAATGTACAAATATTCtcgtaaataaagttattttttataaaaaaagaaaatatttttcaaatcggactaGTAAGTCCTGAGATTAGCATTCAAACAGACGCACTCTTCAGACATATAATAATGAAGaactattaagttaaaatatttacacttaaagactatttaatactaaaattttttactttaaacatttatactaaCTAGACTTTAAACTAAACTAAGTTTTAACTACTACGATTAATTAGGTATTTGTTGACGCCATTGAAGTACGTTGCCATATATTCTTCCCAGTTGATATCACGTGGGTTGCAAGGGAATTTCTTCTTATCTTGCTCATTTAAAGTTCCTATCAATTCCTGCGCCCGCGACGCTTTCATTGCCCAGCAACGAGATGAGAAGTATTTGAGCGTAGCAACACATAGCTCTAGTTTCTTAAGCATTTTTATGTACCTgtttaatagaaattataagtttttataactgTGCATGTAGCTTTTTagaattaatcattaatttcgTGGAATTCAGTTATATCTAAATTTGTCTATATctgttttagttattatattatgtagaatGATAAGGGCTCTTGCGGGCTAAGGGATAAGCtttcatttgtttatgtttCATCTCAAGAGTGGTAAACGAAAATTTCGTGAGGAAATCTAAATTCGAATGCAATTCTGCCAATTCTACCGCATTGATGAAATAACGTCCGAGACCCTCGTAaacaattatgatataaaacaaaaccaaattgaaacaaaaaaaatacctgaTAGGTTTTCCACTGAGGTATAAAAGTAAGTCCCCTAAATAGGCTGGTATAGTTTGAAAAATGAATGCTAATAGAAACAGCAGCCAATTGGATGTTGTGAATATCAGTCCCGGGAAGGGTAattcatctaaaaaaaaaaaacaatattttaaacatcgaACGCCAACGGGCatgtgaaacattttaaataatttaaggcattctatttttaatctttacatAGCTAAATAGTGCCAATATTTTTTCACAGAGATAGTTCGATGTACTTACTGAAGTTGTGTTTTGAACTTTCTTTCAAATAATTGATCTTAGCATCGAGCACTGTGAGAGGATTATCGGCAGTTGAACATGAATGGTATATCGACAGCACCTTTGACCTGAATCaacggaaaaaaaaaaattatacggaACTCTAACAATATTATGGAGAGTATTTTCAAAGTTTTTCTAAATACAAGATAGACATCGCACAAATACTGGCAAGATATAAGGCACGATAGAAACAAAtcacaaatacttattatagatatgaaatcaaaacatttctTATTCAAGTTGactcataaaaatacttttgaatcgtcatgtttcaatgctgaattaaatataaatctaccaccggttcggaaagtagattctaccaatataatcttgtattgagtaataagccttatttatctattttttgacatgagcttcaaatttttaaagggcaaagttaaaaaaaacttttgtatagtattattattatatatgccaCGCATACACCAGAGATTAGATAACGACGGTGAAGAGGGACAGTAACGACATAATTCACAACAAAActctttgataatattaaatttttattttaagtacctGTTCTGTCTAGCAGCGGCTATTATTGTCATGTTGACGACATAATCCACGGGAATGATCTCGAAGGTAAATTCATTTTCGCCGTACAATCCTCTGACCCAACCTTTAGCCAATAAAGTTAAGATTGGCGTGGGACCCATCCAGTTTGCTATCCATCCCTTTGCGGGCTCATCTTTAATTGGTGttactgtaataaatacatatctttAGTTGATACTAGACCCTATTATTCTTTGCAATTATAAGAAGAGTTGGTGTTACTTAAAACAACTACTTACCTACGGATGGACGTATCATGACGGTGGGTAGAGATCCACGTTTTTCAGCAACGATGTTCTCCGCTAATGCTTTTGTGAAAGTATATGTATTTGGACGGCCACCtataaaaacgatattttgaaataactcatattaaaagatttaacaCTTTAGTATACCAGATGTAAAACAGATgcaaaaagtataaaacaaatccCAAAAATTGActgataatatatttcaaagctAGACTCTTACAAAAGTAATCGATAATGACATTTTTAGTTCCctcctaattttaattttgggtAGCAAATGGTTGACCTCATATCTAGGTTTATACTTGTCTTCGTAAGTTATGTTTGATAggttcattaattaataatttctgcGAAATAATCTCCTAAAGTTTCAGGTAACAAAAATTGTTGGAAgtgatttttttagtaaaccaaggttattgttacaatttttggAAACATACTAACATTTTTGTcgcaataattattgtatttaatcaattgctatatattaatgtgatatttaatcGTAAAACGTATCAAAAACGTCTTCTCTCCCTAAGAGAAATTGAAAACTTTTCTGTAGACAAACTTTCGTGACAAGTTTCTGTGATGAGCTCGAATTGTCGACAAAATCTAATACGTAAATAGTTAGGTAATGGTTCATGACTTTTTTAAGAAACTAAAAAGTCATATCCAAATATTTTTCCAACTTAGtaaactaagtaaataaatatatataattacataaaacttcGGGGCTAAATGTCTCCTTCGGATCATTTTCCTCAATCATCCTGTAGACTTCGTCCATATGCTTCGGACTAGGGTATAACTTTTCAACGATTGTCTTCCTCTCGTGATCggtatttgaaaatattgttgaCATGTAGACGAAGACCTGGAATTCATGGCCAATTAGCTTTCTACTTCCGCGTAGGTTTTATGAGCATTTCGTAAAGTAAACAACCGCTTAACGTCACATTGCTCGAGTAAGACCCCCCTTAAGCGCGTGACAATTCACCTTAGGtgaattcattataaattagttccaaaccttctactcaaaagAGGGAGGCAGCGTTAGCCCAGAAATgcgacattatttattttttacagactaAGATATTGTGTCTCTTGTCTATATAACTACACTGGTTCACTATTCAAACTAAAATAcgtaatttattgtatacatgTAGTAGAAAGAGTAAATATAGAGAATAATTTAAGTACGTACttctatatttttcatattttgacaAAGTTTAATGACTTCTTCAGTGCCTCCGACGTTAATTTTCACAGCCACCGATAGCGGTTCGTTGAACTTTATAGTGGCTGCTAGATGAAACACCACTgatacctaaaaaatatttaaaaatagaacaaatttgacattaatattaaagttcaaAAAACCACACAGGCGCATTTTAATGCCCACGCTACATACTTACAAACATGACCTATTAAATAGTATGcaacttataaacaaaaaagaatctgataataaaaaaaaaatacgtacctCATCGTACAATATTTGCAGATCTTGCGTACTAATACCCAGGTTCAACTCGGTTAAATCTCCAATAACtggtattattttctttaaattttctgGTTTATCAGTTTTAAGCCTTTCgaaaatctacaaaaaaaaaaaaacaaaaacgtttGAAACAAAACATTTGTCAATTTGTTACCAATCAATGATTTTATCGATAGATCGTTTTTAAAATCGAttcgaaaattttataaatggaatACGTTCGAATCGAAAggaaaaaatagattattaattaaattaaaaatagaatagtatgatattttcatatataaagaCTAATATGACACTAGTTGTCGGTCGCAGCTTCGCTGATCGCTGTTCGCTGGAATTCCGTCGATTCAGATCAGtcaaagttactttcacatttatactAGTATAGGTAATACTTACAGGGCTATTGACAAGGTTCTTAACTCTCTCTGCGGGAGACACGCCTTTCTTTTCTCGTACGAGAATGTAAAGGTTGCCGATATCTGGACATCCATATAATAACTTCTCTATTAGaaccttaaaaattaaaacaaaaataataaataactttagcaatgataaaattttgaaaattgaattttattttaaatacattttattgaaaattatgatTGACTAATTCTGTAccgtttcatattaatattatatagaaaaaaaaatattgttaatattaaacatacaattcCGAGGAATCCAGTGCCTCCAGTTATGAAGATAGATCTTCCGGCGTAAAAATCGGAAATTGGTACGTATTTATCTGTTTTCATGATCATTGCGATGGCTTTTCTAAAACAatgatataaacattattattgaaattattttattattgttattattaatacgtataCATTCAAAGCTattgtttatattcttttaatataaagaagGGAAATAGACTCACACATAGAtgtgaacaaaataaaattgacagaaTTTAATCCATTTTTGAACTTATTGCAAAATAAACACAATgtattacatttgtaattttttatatatattatagagtaCACATATTCTATATACTAGTAGTTTGATtaatagtttgttaataaaaaaacaatcagtacctacttaataaaagcaaataataatgataaataatttcagaGAATCAGTATTAATCCCGAAAGTCGCGTGAAATACTCTTAACACTTTTATAGTTTGCATCTATATGAAATACAGTTGGATCTTGAAATAAAAGTGCGAAAATATTGACCccaaattatcaaaataatgtctAATTAATTTTAGCAGAGAATGAATGAATATGCCGTAGGTAACAAATGTAGCAAAAATTCGTcgcatatttcaaattataacttTCCGTTTGCAGTCGTAAACACtcgtatattaaattattaatgcaaaaaatatttatggacaCTATTAATAATGTACTGTTATTTAACAGAGACCGGCTTTCGAATCTACGAGATCATAGAAAAAGTAATCTTGCATCCGTTTCCATTTGCGTTCGAATTTTTAATTGTCTACGTAAATTAttctgatatattattaaaaaaaaaatcttcgccCTTCTAGGGTAATTAGCTTACGTAATTATCACATCGATTAACGATTGCATTatgtcatttcaatatttatcgTCTCCAACCGCTGTATATAGACCGATTATTCCGATAAAGAATATACGATTACAAAATTctgaacaatatatatttttgttacatcatatttcaatgttatatgtcaatgaaattgttaatattttaaattaattaaaagttgagGTTGAGCGTCTAATTCCGAAAAACCTTTCGATAGGTAAATTTCCTTCCCTGCACGGTATGAAAACATATGTACAAATGTATTAAGTACATAACTAATAAAGTTCTAAGCCTGCGTGACATATTAACAGTTCCACCGTTAAGATCTTTGTGTCAATTGGATTGACGTATATCTGACAATAATTGCttcactaattaaattaaattttctagcGTTGGATTAATACAAATCGATCAAGATAAAAATCAACTGACACACAAGTTTTCCCGCTAACATCAGAACTATCAATATAGCTACAGATAAAGTCAATATCACGTGTCAATCTAATAATAAGACAATAAGACTAATTAAGTCCAATGTGtccaataatattttgatttacactGTAACAattaacacacacatatatttaaaaaatatttaatttaaatattatgatggaTACTCGATATACGACAAAATTGACATCACTCATAATTATTAGcctctaataattaatatatatttttactaattgtgatttaatttaaaaaacttgcaACTCGCCATCTTATATTTGTTTGcgtataatatgtttacaaataaaaataattaaatgtctaaGCTTTCGTGACGTGTATTGGCTACTTGGCTACTTATGAACACGACTAACGCAACTctgtcgaaataaaaaataaataaatatgcttattaaattaaaaaaaaaaaacacaatgttATTTAGACGTCTTTGGTCTTATtgcaaagtatattttttataacaatagggttataatatattggtatattataatattgtcttCGATTTTCAACTTTCAACCGAATATTATAACTTAGTTTAAGCTAAGCTTGTTGCATATTTTAACAACAAGTTAGAGACACTTATCAAGTGATGCATCTAATAGATTTGTTTGTTGTATGATTTGTTCAATACAGCGTCAAATATATTCTAACAAAAGGTAGATGAGCCAGATATACTGATTATAAATAGAACTATAATCTATCTGTAATTCCTTGtatgagttttattttcaatagaaagTTTAAAGACTAAATTTCTCACGACTCTAAATGCCTTTAcactttataaattagtatttgtcgaagaaataatatgtaaaacttTCATGAACGTAGGAACGAATTTGactttatatgttaaattaaaaaatcttagatAATTAAAGTATgttagaaatgtaaaaaaaaatttttttttttttttacatttcacagaatattattaaacttataaacatttcacaaatatatattacctagatgttattaaaatgaatgtttaaGCTTTCGTGCGGTACTTGCGGTACGGTGCGGTATTGGTTGGCTACTTATGAACACGACTGACGCAACTCTGTcgaaacgaaattaaataaaaataggcttgagaaaaacaaaaagaataCGCTggaagttatataatattatgaattgtcAATATTTGAACTTCCAAAAATAGACATAATAACGTCGACTTTCTAATAAAAgtcaaaaaactaaaacaattatcgaaatatttaaattaaataaaatccttaccaaatatataattaaaaccaaGAGCACTGTTTCCCTTTACAcggttaaatatttgaaactgtATCACCACGATAATACAACGATTAACGACAATTTTGTTCTAGCGTCCTATTTATTATAGAGCGAATTTCTTTGATAAACTATTATCTTCTACATGAAACTTATCTTTGTCAATcatcttttaaatttagatgATGTTTTTGATTACAGTGTAGTGAACTATACAACGTCCGTCATATCCACGTCTTGTTTTGTTTACAAAGTACATATTACAGGTGCCATCAGAAACAAAAGTGTCTGAATATACTATTTCTAGTCAGCCTATCGGCATACTGCTGGTCATAGACTTTTCACAAGTTACGCAAAAGGTCCTGGTTCTCAACCTTTGAGTTCATCGGTCCTCCTGCTTCAATCCGCATTTTTACTCTTAGAATCTGCTCCAACATTCATTGGTCCAATGGCATAGGAGAATCCACTGCCATTtcagttaattatatttgttagcTATGCGAGTATCTTCAGTGTTTTCttcataatcattttttatttattcttcaaaGAGTATGAGTGATTTTTTTACGTTTCGATACTGTTTGCCATGAAAGGTATGACAAAGGTAGGAATCTTATAGATTCTGTGATTATGACGAGAACTCCGACTAATCGAAGGTTATATTGTTTCGTATGTTCCAAGGTGAAGGTGAAGGTGATGTAGTCAAATAACCTATCTGCATAATTGAATAGCGTTCATGTTGAATTTGAACAGTTATTGATGGCCTTATGCAAAGTGGTTGATTGTACGTTTTGCCCATTTTTATATGTGCAAAACAGTACATTGGAATTTGTAGTACAGTACTAATCAAAACCTAAACATACTTATTtaaggctcataaaagcacttttgaaacttCAATTGAATGTTAAGCTACCACtagttcgaaatgtagattctattgaGATGAACAggcacaattaaatttatatgtccagcctagaaatcaacatatacaaagtccacgcttttttataattactataatcttgtattaaataatatgccttatttatcaatgtattttttttgacatgagcttacATTTTTTTGATAGCTCaagttaataataactatgGAATCTTATTAAAGAAACAGATACCTtgcccaggaaggatgtattaaatttataaaaatctaggTGTTACTATTTTATCAatcctcgtgtctatacaaaCCTGATCCtttttgtcaaaaataactaaattattatctatataaatcatattgttgtaaacatagcTTGAAGTAACTGCGAATATAACGACTTTTTGCGGGATAAAAATGGTTTCAATACCTGTAGCATTACCCAAAGCAAAATGCCGTAAGACATAATACTTTTAAGGTAACCAAAGTATTCAtcagttgtctaacttttctaaccgcagATGCTGCGGAGCTGCATCTCCGTGTCAGGGATGAAAAATGAAGATTCCACTGAACTTATGAATCTAAAGTGATTCTTAGAAATAATGTACTGACAATGTACATTTAGAACACAATTGTTCAATGTTAGCTGATCATTCTTAtctataattttgctttcttatATCAGGTAAGGCTAACAATACGCAACTTGTCTTTTCGAAATTTTGAAACCAACTTTGCATTAGCGATTGCATTATTTACGTCCTCATAATTAGCTTATTCTAGTATAAATAGGAATGAGGTATCATTAGCCAGTAATAcagtataaaaaataccttGAACGTAAAAAGGAGgaccatttttatataacaaaaataaaaaaggacccAAACTTGATCCTTGTGGAATACCCATTTTTATAACAGATCAAAAAGACTTTATTCCATTGATAGACATCAGTTCAATTATACAAGTATAAAGCAATGAGATCATGAGCTTTaccataatactttatttttttaccttgtATAAAAGCGTTTCGTCCTCGACACAATCAAATTctttagat is part of the Vanessa tameamea isolate UH-Manoa-2023 chromosome 10, ilVanTame1 primary haplotype, whole genome shotgun sequence genome and encodes:
- the LOC113395960 gene encoding putative fatty acyl-CoA reductase CG5065, giving the protein MIMKTDKYVPISDFYAGRSIFITGGTGFLGIVLIEKLLYGCPDIGNLYILVREKKGVSPAERVKNLVNSPIFERLKTDKPENLKKIIPVIGDLTELNLGISTQDLQILYDEVSVVFHLAATIKFNEPLSVAVKINVGGTEEVIKLCQNMKNIEVFVYMSTIFSNTDHERKTIVEKLYPSPKHMDEVYRMIEENDPKETFSPEVLCGRPNTYTFTKALAENIVAEKRGSLPTVMIRPSVVTPIKDEPAKGWIANWMGPTPILTLLAKGWVRGLYGENEFTFEIIPVDYVVNMTIIAAARQNRSKVLSIYHSCSTADNPLTVLDAKINYLKESSKHNFNELPFPGLIFTTSNWLLFLLAFIFQTIPAYLGDLLLYLSGKPIRYIKMLKKLELCVATLKYFSSRCWAMKASRAQELIGTLNEQDKKKFPCNPRDINWEEYMATYFNGVNKYLINRSS